From Erwinia sp. HDF1-3R, one genomic window encodes:
- the rsxA gene encoding electron transport complex subunit RsxA yields MTDYLLLFIGTVLVNNFVLVKFLGLCPFMGVSKKLETAIGMGLATTFVITLASICAWLVNHLILLPLDLVYLRTMAYILVIAVVVQFTEMVVRKTSPDLYRLLGIFLPLITTNCAVLGVPLLSVNLNHTFLQAALYGFSASLGFSLVMVLFAGIRERLVLADVPAPFKGSSIALVTAGLMALAFMGFSGLVKF; encoded by the coding sequence ATGACCGATTACCTGCTTCTTTTTATTGGTACAGTGCTGGTGAATAACTTCGTTCTGGTGAAGTTTCTCGGCCTTTGTCCCTTCATGGGCGTTTCCAAAAAACTGGAGACGGCTATTGGCATGGGACTCGCAACCACTTTCGTTATCACCCTGGCCTCAATCTGCGCGTGGCTGGTAAACCATCTTATTCTGCTGCCGCTGGATCTCGTTTATCTGCGCACCATGGCTTATATCCTGGTGATTGCGGTGGTGGTTCAGTTCACAGAAATGGTGGTGCGTAAAACCAGCCCCGACCTCTACCGCCTGCTGGGTATTTTCCTGCCGCTAATCACCACTAACTGCGCCGTGCTGGGCGTTCCGCTGCTTAGCGTTAACCTCAACCACACGTTTTTGCAGGCCGCGCTGTATGGCTTTAGCGCGTCACTCGGCTTTTCACTGGTGATGGTCCTGTTCGCCGGGATCCGTGAACGCCTGGTGCTGGCCGATGTGCCCGCCCCGTTTAAAGGATCCTCTATTGCGCTGGTCACGGCGGGCCTGATGGCGCTGGCCTTTATGGGCTTTAGCGGGCTGGTGAAGTTCTGA
- the rsxG gene encoding electron transport complex subunit RsxG — translation MLDAIRKNGVTLALFAAVTTGLTAVINAVTKPTIEHQTAVQQKILLDQVVPPEMYNNAIQHECYIVTNAALGNGPHHLYLARKDDKPVAAAVETTAPDGYSGAIQMIVGADFNGTVLGTRVVEHHETPGLGDKIELRISNWINSFNGKRLNGQDDPHFAVKKDGGDFDQFTGATITPRAVVNAVKRTTLYIETLPEQIGSLPACGDSNE, via the coding sequence ATGCTGGATGCCATAAGAAAAAACGGCGTGACGCTGGCGTTATTTGCTGCGGTCACTACCGGCCTGACGGCGGTTATTAATGCGGTGACGAAGCCGACCATAGAACACCAGACTGCGGTGCAGCAGAAAATACTGCTCGATCAGGTGGTGCCGCCGGAAATGTACAATAATGCCATTCAGCATGAGTGCTATATCGTGACGAATGCGGCACTGGGTAATGGGCCTCACCACCTCTATCTGGCGCGAAAAGATGACAAGCCCGTGGCCGCAGCGGTTGAGACCACCGCGCCGGACGGGTATTCTGGGGCTATTCAGATGATAGTGGGTGCAGATTTTAACGGCACCGTACTGGGAACCCGGGTGGTGGAGCACCATGAAACACCTGGCCTGGGTGACAAAATAGAGCTGCGTATTTCTAACTGGATAAACAGTTTTAACGGTAAGCGATTGAATGGTCAGGACGATCCCCACTTTGCGGTTAAAAAAGACGGCGGGGATTTCGACCAGTTTACCGGCGCTACCATTACGCCTCGCGCCGTGGTGAATGCGGTAAAACGCACCACGCTTTATATTGAAACGCTGCCCGAGCAGATAGGCTCGCTGCCAGCCTGTGGAGATTCCAATGAGTGA
- a CDS encoding sugar ABC transporter ATP-binding protein: protein MTLQHSSPPPLLSISGVSKLFPGVKALDNVSFDIRPGEIMALLGENGAGKSTLIKVLTGVYQRNAGTILLSGREISPHSTADAQAMGIGTVYQEVNLLPNMSVADNLFIGREPRRLGFINRRTLIQNARTLLRRYGFELDVTRPLGQYSVAMQQIIAICRAVDLSAKVLILDEPTASLDASEVTMLFTLMRQLKDRGMSLIFVTHFLDQVYRISDRITVLRNGQFVASRDTDGLAQIDLIKLMLGHELLETALQRAGSTLKSNQPVVEFKNYGRKGTIAPFDLSVRPGEAVGLAGLLGSGRTETAELLFGIRRADSGSAFVKGKKRTIRTPAQASRLGIGFCPEDRKTDGIIGAASVRENIILALQAQRGWLRPIKKREQQEIAGRFIKSLGIRTPDAEQPVELLSGGNQQKVLLSRWLVTRPQFLILDEPTRGIDVGAHAEIIRLIESLCADGLALLVISSELEELVGYADRVVILRDRQQVAEIGLEHLSVSSIVGAIAAGGDQHA from the coding sequence ATGACTCTGCAACACTCTTCTCCACCGCCGCTGCTGAGCATAAGCGGCGTCAGTAAACTTTTTCCCGGCGTTAAGGCACTGGATAACGTCTCCTTTGACATACGGCCCGGCGAAATTATGGCGCTGCTAGGTGAAAACGGCGCCGGAAAATCGACCCTGATTAAAGTGCTGACTGGCGTTTATCAGCGTAATGCGGGCACTATTCTGCTGTCAGGCCGGGAGATTAGCCCACACAGCACCGCAGATGCGCAGGCCATGGGCATTGGCACGGTTTATCAGGAAGTGAATCTGCTGCCGAATATGTCGGTCGCCGATAACCTGTTTATTGGTCGCGAGCCACGCCGGCTGGGGTTCATCAACCGGCGTACCTTAATACAAAACGCCAGGACGCTGCTGCGCCGCTATGGCTTTGAACTGGATGTCACCCGTCCTCTGGGTCAGTATTCGGTGGCGATGCAGCAAATCATTGCCATCTGCCGCGCCGTCGATCTCTCGGCTAAGGTCCTGATCCTTGATGAACCGACCGCCAGCCTGGATGCCAGCGAGGTGACAATGCTCTTTACGCTGATGCGGCAGCTGAAGGATCGCGGCATGAGCCTGATTTTTGTTACTCATTTCCTCGATCAGGTCTACAGGATCAGCGATCGCATCACCGTGTTACGCAATGGACAATTTGTTGCCAGCCGGGACACTGACGGGCTGGCACAGATTGACCTGATAAAACTGATGCTGGGACATGAACTGCTGGAGACTGCCCTGCAGCGCGCAGGAAGTACCCTCAAGAGCAATCAGCCCGTGGTCGAATTCAAAAATTACGGCCGGAAGGGAACGATTGCACCCTTTGACCTCAGCGTGCGCCCCGGCGAAGCGGTGGGGCTGGCAGGGCTGCTCGGCTCCGGACGTACCGAAACGGCCGAGCTGCTGTTTGGCATCAGACGCGCCGACAGCGGTAGCGCTTTCGTTAAGGGTAAAAAGCGAACGATCCGCACGCCAGCCCAGGCGTCCCGTCTGGGGATCGGGTTCTGCCCTGAAGATCGTAAAACTGACGGCATCATTGGCGCGGCGTCGGTGCGTGAAAATATTATCCTCGCCCTGCAGGCACAGCGTGGCTGGCTCAGGCCGATAAAAAAACGGGAGCAGCAGGAGATTGCCGGTCGCTTTATCAAAAGCCTGGGCATCAGGACGCCTGATGCAGAACAGCCCGTCGAATTGCTCTCCGGCGGCAATCAGCAAAAGGTGCTGCTGTCGCGCTGGCTGGTGACCCGGCCACAGTTTCTCATCCTGGATGAGCCCACGCGCGGGATTGACGTCGGCGCGCATGCCGAAATCATCCGTTTGATCGAGTCACTCTGTGCGGACGGGCTGGCCCTGCTGGTTATCTCTTCCGAGCTGGAGGAGCTGGTGGGCTATGCGGATCGGGTGGTGATCCTCCGGGATCGCCAGCAGGTGGCCGAAATTGGGCTGGAGCACCTTTCGGTATCGTCAATCGTCGGGGCCATTGCAGCCGGAGGAGATCAGCATGCCTGA
- a CDS encoding electron transport complex subunit E: MSEAKTLLIGGLWKNNSALVQLLGLCPLLAVTSTSTNALGLGLATTLVLTCTNSAISASRRWVPADIRIPIYVMIIAAVVSCVQMLINAYAYGLYQSLGIFIPLIVTNCIVVGRAEAVASRSSVPLSALDGMAIGLGATSVMVVLGSIREIIGNGTIFNGADQLLGPWAKVLRVQVVHFDSPMLLAMLPPGAFIGLGMLLAAKYLIDNKMKARAALAAEKEAKTLPEGEASPL, translated from the coding sequence ATGAGTGAAGCAAAAACGCTACTTATCGGCGGACTGTGGAAAAATAACTCGGCGCTGGTACAGCTGCTGGGACTCTGCCCGCTGCTGGCGGTGACATCGACCTCGACTAACGCCCTCGGACTTGGACTGGCGACCACGCTAGTGCTGACCTGTACCAACAGCGCAATTTCCGCCTCACGTCGTTGGGTGCCTGCCGATATCCGCATTCCTATTTACGTGATGATTATTGCCGCCGTGGTCAGTTGCGTGCAGATGCTGATTAATGCCTACGCCTATGGCCTCTATCAGTCTTTAGGCATATTTATCCCGCTGATTGTTACCAACTGCATCGTGGTTGGCCGTGCGGAGGCGGTGGCCTCAAGAAGCAGCGTCCCGCTCTCTGCGCTCGACGGCATGGCGATTGGGTTGGGTGCGACCAGCGTAATGGTGGTACTGGGTTCAATTCGCGAAATCATTGGTAACGGCACCATTTTTAACGGCGCTGATCAGCTGCTGGGCCCATGGGCGAAAGTACTGCGCGTCCAGGTTGTGCATTTTGATTCGCCCATGCTGCTTGCCATGCTGCCGCCTGGCGCCTTTATCGGTCTGGGCATGCTGTTGGCAGCGAAGTATCTTATTGATAATAAAATGAAAGCGCGCGCAGCGCTGGCTGCAGAAAAGGAAGCGAAAACGTTGCCTGAAGGAGAAGCGAGCCCGCTGTGA
- the rsxC gene encoding electron transport complex subunit RsxC, with protein MRNLFKLFKKEPIWDFQGGIHPPEMKTQSNGSPLRQLPLPEQFIIPIKQHIGHEGELLVSPGDRVLRGQPLTFGRGRMLPVHAPTSGTVESIAPHITAHPSALAEMCIFIRADGEDRWCERQPLADYRQAERSAVVERIHQAGVAGLGGAGFPTATKLKGGLRGVKTLIINAAECEPYITADDRLMQDCADEVIEGSRILGWVLQSERVLIGIEDNKPEAIAALKKALGSAKDMEIRVIPTRYPSGGAKQLTRILTGIEVPHGGRSTDIGVLMQNVGTAYAVKRAIIDGEPLTERVVTLTGESVGQPGNVWGRIGTPIAHLLHNADFTPGPGQMVVMGGPLMGFTLPALNVPVVKITNCILAPSASEMGDSEPEKSCIRCSACADACPAALLPQQLYWYSRGGDHDKAREHNIADCIECGACAWVCPSNIPLVQYYRQEKAEIRAIDLEAERTAQAKIRFEARQQRLEREKLAREARYQQAKRTVSDSAQTEIEAAIERVNTKKRAADDTTPQHAAGETTPEIASMQRDARKAQARAHQAETQAETEPATRQAHDPRKAAVEAAIARAKAKKAAAAEQPVASDDAPDASDDAPVAPVDPRKAAVEAAIARAKAKKAAAAEQPVASDDAPVASDDAPVAPVDPRKAAVEAAIARAKAKKAAAAEQTDAVNNTQGAAEHADDPRKAAVAAAIARAKARKAQHSTQED; from the coding sequence ATGCGTAATCTGTTCAAACTCTTCAAAAAAGAACCGATCTGGGATTTCCAGGGCGGTATTCATCCGCCGGAAATGAAAACCCAGTCAAACGGGTCGCCTTTGCGTCAGCTTCCGCTGCCTGAGCAGTTCATCATTCCCATTAAGCAGCATATTGGTCATGAAGGTGAACTGCTGGTCAGCCCCGGCGATCGCGTCCTGCGCGGTCAGCCGCTGACGTTTGGCCGGGGCAGAATGCTGCCGGTGCATGCGCCCACCTCGGGCACCGTTGAGAGCATTGCGCCACATATTACCGCGCACCCCTCCGCGCTGGCCGAGATGTGCATTTTCATTCGCGCCGACGGCGAAGACCGCTGGTGTGAGCGTCAGCCGCTGGCCGATTACCGCCAGGCGGAGCGCAGCGCAGTGGTGGAGCGTATTCATCAGGCTGGCGTGGCGGGACTGGGCGGTGCGGGCTTCCCGACCGCGACCAAGCTGAAAGGCGGCCTGCGCGGCGTTAAGACGCTGATTATCAATGCCGCCGAATGCGAACCCTATATTACCGCTGACGACAGGCTGATGCAGGACTGCGCCGACGAGGTGATCGAGGGCAGCCGCATTCTCGGCTGGGTACTGCAATCTGAACGCGTGCTGATTGGTATTGAAGACAATAAACCTGAAGCGATAGCCGCGCTGAAAAAAGCGCTGGGCAGCGCCAAGGATATGGAAATCCGCGTCATTCCTACCCGGTATCCGTCCGGCGGTGCCAAACAGCTGACCAGGATCCTGACCGGCATTGAGGTGCCTCACGGCGGTCGTTCGACGGATATTGGCGTGCTTATGCAGAACGTAGGCACCGCCTATGCAGTGAAGCGCGCTATTATCGATGGCGAGCCGCTGACGGAGCGGGTGGTCACGCTGACCGGCGAGTCCGTGGGACAGCCGGGTAACGTGTGGGGCCGCATCGGCACGCCGATCGCGCATCTGCTGCATAACGCCGACTTCACTCCCGGTCCTGGTCAGATGGTGGTCATGGGCGGTCCGCTTATGGGCTTTACCCTCCCCGCGCTGAACGTGCCGGTGGTGAAAATCACCAACTGCATTCTGGCCCCTTCCGCCAGTGAAATGGGCGATAGCGAACCCGAGAAATCATGCATACGCTGTAGCGCCTGTGCCGATGCCTGTCCCGCAGCCCTGCTTCCGCAACAGCTTTACTGGTACAGCCGTGGGGGCGATCACGACAAAGCGCGCGAGCATAATATTGCCGACTGCATTGAATGCGGCGCCTGTGCCTGGGTCTGCCCCAGCAATATTCCGCTGGTGCAGTATTATCGTCAGGAGAAGGCCGAAATTCGTGCCATTGACCTTGAGGCTGAGCGTACCGCCCAGGCGAAAATCCGCTTTGAAGCCCGTCAGCAGCGTCTTGAGCGGGAAAAACTGGCGCGTGAAGCCCGATATCAGCAGGCGAAACGCACCGTAAGCGACAGCGCTCAAACTGAGATTGAGGCCGCGATTGAGCGAGTGAATACGAAGAAACGGGCTGCCGACGATACCACACCGCAGCATGCGGCTGGCGAAACGACGCCTGAGATAGCCAGTATGCAGCGTGATGCGCGTAAAGCGCAGGCGCGTGCGCATCAGGCAGAGACCCAGGCAGAAACCGAACCTGCCACCCGGCAGGCGCATGACCCGCGTAAGGCCGCCGTCGAAGCCGCCATTGCGCGCGCAAAAGCGAAGAAAGCCGCCGCCGCCGAGCAGCCCGTCGCTTCCGATGACGCGCCCGACGCTTCCGATGACGCGCCCGTCGCGCCCGTCGACCCGCGTAAGGCCGCCGTCGAAGCTGCCATTGCGCGTGCCAAAGCGAAGAAAGCCGCTGCCGCCGAGCAGCCCGTCGCTTCCGATGACGCGCCCGTCGCTTCCGATGACGCGCCCGTCGCGCCCGTCGACCCGCGTAAGGCCGCCGTCGAAGCCGCCATTGCGCGCGCCAAAGCGAAGAAAGCCGCCGCTGCGGAGCAAACCGATGCGGTAAATAACACCCAGGGAGCGGCAGAACACGCTGACGACCCCCGTAAAGCGGCGGTGGCGGCCGCCATCGCTCGCGCTAAAGCGCGCAAAGCGCAGCATTCTACGCAAGAGGATTAA
- the ydgT gene encoding transcription modulator YdgT — translation MTVHDYLLKFRKVSSLESLEKLFDHLNYSLTNSADIINMYRAADHRRAELASGGRLFDLGQVPKSVWRYVV, via the coding sequence ATGACTGTCCACGATTATCTGTTAAAATTTCGTAAAGTTAGCTCGCTGGAAAGCCTGGAAAAACTGTTTGATCATCTGAACTACTCGTTGACCAACAGTGCCGACATCATAAATATGTACCGTGCTGCCGACCATCGACGGGCCGAGCTGGCGTCCGGTGGCCGCCTGTTTGACCTGGGCCAGGTGCCTAAATCGGTCTGGCGCTATGTGGTGTAA
- the ytfQ gene encoding galactofuranose ABC transporter, galactofuranose-binding protein YtfQ yields MWKRLLLTTLISASLSAYAAAESMTVGFSQVGSESGWRAAETSVAKSEAKKRGITLKIADGQQKQENQIKAVRSFIAQGVDAIFIAPVVQTGWEPVLEEAREAKIPVFLLDRAIVVKDKSLYMAVVTADNVYEGKLIGDWLVKERNGKPCNVVELQGTVGASVAIDRKKGFAQAIAGAPGIKIVRSQSGDFTRSKGKEVMESFIKAENNGKNICMVFAHNDDMAIGAIQAIKEAGLKPGKDILTGSIDGVPDIYKAMLAGEANANVELTPDMAGPAFDALEKFKKEGTVPPKIIKTESRLFLPADAQSQADKKKGMGY; encoded by the coding sequence ATGTGGAAGCGTTTACTCTTAACCACCCTTATCAGTGCCAGCCTGTCCGCTTATGCCGCGGCAGAGTCGATGACGGTGGGCTTTTCGCAGGTGGGCTCCGAATCGGGCTGGCGTGCGGCAGAAACCAGCGTAGCGAAAAGCGAGGCTAAGAAACGCGGGATTACGCTAAAAATCGCCGACGGTCAGCAGAAGCAGGAAAATCAAATTAAGGCGGTACGCTCCTTTATCGCGCAGGGTGTGGACGCAATTTTTATCGCCCCGGTGGTACAGACGGGCTGGGAGCCGGTGCTGGAAGAGGCGCGCGAGGCGAAAATCCCGGTTTTCCTGCTGGACAGGGCCATAGTGGTTAAAGATAAGTCGCTCTATATGGCCGTGGTCACCGCAGATAACGTTTACGAGGGCAAACTGATCGGCGACTGGCTGGTAAAAGAGAGAAATGGCAAACCCTGCAATGTGGTTGAGCTACAGGGTACGGTCGGGGCCAGCGTAGCCATTGACCGGAAAAAAGGCTTTGCGCAGGCCATCGCCGGCGCGCCGGGTATTAAAATCGTGCGTTCCCAGTCCGGCGACTTCACCCGCAGCAAGGGTAAGGAAGTCATGGAGAGCTTTATCAAGGCGGAGAACAACGGTAAAAACATCTGCATGGTGTTCGCCCACAATGATGATATGGCAATTGGTGCCATTCAGGCGATTAAGGAAGCGGGTCTTAAGCCCGGTAAAGATATTCTCACCGGTTCCATTGACGGCGTGCCGGATATTTATAAAGCCATGCTGGCGGGGGAGGCCAACGCCAACGTTGAACTGACACCGGATATGGCAGGGCCGGCCTTTGATGCGCTGGAGAAGTTCAAAAAAGAGGGGACCGTGCCGCCCAAAATTATCAAAACGGAATCCCGGTTATTCCTGCCTGCCGATGCGCAATCTCAGGCCGACAAGAAAAAAGGAATGGGTTACTGA
- the rsxD gene encoding electron transport complex subunit RsxD codes for MAFRIASSPYTHNQRSTSTIMLLVLIAAIPGLAAQWYFFGWGNIIQVVIAAASGMGAEAIILKLRRLPLAKTLGDNSALLTALLLGVSIPPLAPWWIIVIGTVFAVVISKQLYGGLGQNPFNPAMVGYVVLLISFPVQMTSWLPPDTLQTITPGFMDTLSMIFHAHTLDGHSMQQLQVGIDGISQATPLDTFKTGLRAGHHAEQLLAQPIYGGVIAGLGWQWVNVGYLLGGLFLLWTNTIRWHIPVSIVLSLALFSALGWIFSPHSLVSPVIHLFSGATMLGAFFIATDPVTASTTNKGRLVYGVLIGLLVWLIRSFGGYPDGVAFAVLLANITVPLIDYYTQPRVYGHRKEK; via the coding sequence ATGGCTTTTCGCATCGCTAGTTCGCCCTATACACACAATCAACGCAGCACCAGTACGATTATGCTGCTGGTGCTCATCGCAGCGATCCCTGGCCTTGCCGCGCAGTGGTATTTTTTTGGCTGGGGCAACATTATTCAGGTGGTCATTGCCGCCGCGTCCGGGATGGGAGCAGAAGCGATTATTTTGAAGCTGCGCCGCCTGCCCCTGGCAAAAACGCTGGGTGATAATTCAGCCTTACTGACCGCCCTCCTTCTGGGCGTCAGTATTCCGCCCCTTGCGCCCTGGTGGATCATTGTTATCGGCACCGTTTTTGCCGTAGTGATTTCTAAGCAGCTCTATGGCGGCCTGGGCCAGAACCCGTTTAATCCGGCGATGGTCGGTTATGTGGTTCTGCTAATCTCATTTCCCGTACAGATGACCAGCTGGCTGCCGCCCGATACGCTGCAGACAATCACCCCGGGCTTTATGGATACCCTGAGTATGATTTTCCACGCCCATACGCTGGATGGCCATAGCATGCAGCAGTTGCAGGTGGGGATTGACGGCATTAGTCAGGCTACGCCGCTGGATACCTTCAAAACGGGCCTGCGCGCCGGACACCATGCTGAACAGCTGCTGGCGCAGCCTATCTACGGCGGCGTTATCGCTGGCCTGGGCTGGCAGTGGGTAAACGTTGGCTATCTGCTGGGCGGACTGTTCCTGCTGTGGACCAACACCATTCGCTGGCATATTCCGGTTAGCATCGTGCTCTCACTGGCGCTGTTTTCTGCCCTTGGCTGGATCTTCTCACCTCACAGCCTGGTGTCCCCGGTTATTCATCTGTTTTCCGGCGCGACCATGCTCGGTGCCTTTTTCATCGCCACCGACCCGGTTACGGCTTCGACAACCAATAAAGGTCGGCTGGTCTACGGAGTGCTGATTGGCCTGCTGGTCTGGTTGATTCGCAGCTTTGGCGGCTATCCGGACGGTGTGGCCTTTGCGGTTCTGCTGGCGAATATTACCGTACCGCTGATCGACTACTATACGCAGCCTCGCGTATACGGCCACCGCAAGGAGAAATGA
- the ytfT gene encoding galactofuranose ABC transporter, ATP-binding protein YtfT encodes MPESSLVPAKLQRYKRRLPAGMPQIAALIVVLIVDSLVASNFFAIHLQDGRLFGSPVDILNRAAPVALLSIGMTLVIATGGIDLSVGAVMAIAGATAATLTVSGHGLPTVILVTLGSGVLCGLWNGMLVALLRIQPFVATLILMVAGRGIAQLITQGQIVTFDSESLARIGSGTLLLLPVPVWITLAVALLVWLVCRKTALGMFIEAVGINLRAARNAGVNGWLIVMSTYVISGLCAAVAGLIVAADIRGADANNAGLWLELDAILAVVIGGASLMGGRFNLLLSLVGALIIQAMNTGILLSGFPPELNQVVKAVVVMVVLLIQTPRVIQLFKRGGKGD; translated from the coding sequence ATGCCTGAATCCTCTCTCGTCCCGGCTAAGCTGCAACGGTATAAACGCAGACTGCCTGCGGGGATGCCGCAAATTGCCGCGTTAATTGTGGTGCTGATTGTCGACAGCCTGGTTGCCAGTAACTTTTTTGCGATTCACCTGCAGGATGGCAGGCTGTTCGGTAGCCCGGTCGATATTCTTAACCGCGCCGCCCCGGTTGCACTGCTGTCGATCGGTATGACGCTGGTGATCGCCACCGGCGGGATCGATCTCTCCGTCGGTGCCGTAATGGCCATTGCGGGTGCCACGGCGGCCACGCTGACCGTTTCCGGCCACGGGCTGCCAACGGTTATTCTGGTGACGCTCGGCAGCGGGGTACTTTGCGGATTGTGGAACGGCATGCTGGTTGCGTTACTGAGAATTCAGCCGTTTGTCGCGACGCTGATTCTGATGGTGGCCGGGCGTGGCATTGCGCAGCTGATTACCCAAGGGCAAATCGTCACGTTTGACAGTGAGTCACTGGCGCGGATAGGGAGCGGCACGCTTTTGCTGCTGCCGGTGCCGGTCTGGATAACGCTGGCCGTGGCGCTGCTGGTCTGGCTGGTCTGTCGTAAAACGGCGCTGGGGATGTTTATCGAGGCGGTGGGGATCAACCTGCGCGCTGCGCGCAATGCTGGCGTCAACGGCTGGCTGATTGTGATGTCGACCTATGTGATCAGCGGGCTGTGCGCGGCGGTGGCGGGGCTGATTGTTGCGGCAGATATCCGTGGTGCCGATGCGAATAATGCGGGGCTTTGGCTGGAGCTGGATGCCATTCTGGCAGTGGTGATCGGCGGGGCATCGCTCATGGGCGGCCGCTTTAACCTGCTGCTCTCGCTGGTGGGCGCGCTGATTATTCAGGCGATGAATACCGGCATTCTGCTGTCAGGTTTCCCGCCGGAGTTGAATCAGGTGGTGAAAGCCGTGGTGGTGATGGTGGTGCTGCTGATTCAGACGCCGCGCGTTATTCAATTATTTAAACGAGGGGGCAAAGGTGATTAA
- the rsxB gene encoding electron transport complex subunit RsxB yields the protein MSAVWIAIAVLSALGLLFGALLGYASRRFKVEEDPIVEQIDAILPQSQCGQCGYPGCRPYADAVGNNGEMINKCAPGGEQTMLKLATLLNVEPQPLGDEAAREPERKVAWIDEANCIGCTKCIQACPVDAIVGATRAMHTVLSDVCTGCDLCVAPCPTDCIEMRPVATTTANWKWDLHSIPIRTIPVENHA from the coding sequence ATGAGCGCAGTCTGGATTGCTATTGCCGTATTGAGCGCGCTCGGCCTGCTGTTTGGCGCGCTGCTGGGCTACGCCTCACGCCGTTTTAAGGTGGAAGAGGACCCGATCGTTGAGCAGATCGATGCCATTCTGCCGCAGAGTCAGTGTGGTCAGTGTGGCTACCCTGGCTGCCGCCCGTACGCTGACGCCGTGGGTAATAACGGAGAGATGATCAACAAATGCGCGCCCGGCGGTGAGCAAACCATGCTTAAGCTGGCCACGCTGCTGAACGTTGAGCCTCAACCGCTCGGCGATGAGGCCGCCCGCGAGCCTGAGCGTAAGGTCGCCTGGATTGATGAAGCGAACTGCATTGGCTGTACCAAATGCATCCAGGCCTGCCCGGTTGACGCTATCGTCGGCGCGACACGCGCCATGCACACCGTGCTCAGCGACGTCTGCACCGGCTGCGATCTCTGCGTTGCCCCCTGCCCTACTGACTGTATCGAGATGAGGCCGGTTGCCACCACCACGGCAAACTGGAAGTGGGATCTGCACAGCATCCCGATCAGGACTATCCCTGTGGAAAACCATGCGTAA
- a CDS encoding DUF2569 domain-containing protein: MSDDSKVRISGLLLVPLAWLIMTMLTSALMVAMYLSALLTPALRAALFTNTHAFALQWSISLVTSLVVLGYSLWVTWIFCRRSRRLPRHYIIWLLLTVVLAMKTFAFSPVSDDAALRALLLSLLAAALFVPYFKRSARVKNTFIES, encoded by the coding sequence GTGTCTGATGACAGTAAAGTGCGAATCTCCGGACTCCTTCTGGTCCCTCTTGCCTGGCTGATTATGACCATGCTCACCAGCGCCCTGATGGTTGCCATGTATCTGAGCGCATTACTCACGCCGGCGCTGCGCGCTGCGCTTTTCACTAACACCCATGCTTTTGCGCTGCAGTGGAGTATTTCGCTGGTAACGTCGCTGGTTGTATTGGGTTACAGCCTCTGGGTTACGTGGATATTCTGCCGACGATCGCGCCGTCTGCCCCGCCATTATATAATCTGGCTGCTGCTAACCGTGGTGCTGGCAATGAAAACCTTTGCGTTCTCACCGGTGAGCGACGATGCGGCTCTGCGCGCGCTTCTGCTTTCGCTGCTGGCGGCGGCGCTATTTGTGCCCTATTTCAAGCGCTCAGCGCGCGTCAAAAACACCTTTATTGAATCCTGA